Proteins from one Salinispora arenicola genomic window:
- a CDS encoding LLM class flavin-dependent oxidoreductase produces the protein MRITLFEQAPYRYLPADFEERFDSVCDTPYALVDPRRMYESMRSFLDELMVGARSGFDALLVTEHGQSAYDVMPNPDIVAGALAYATELEGLNVGIMPLGRTLGKTHEPVRVAEEYAQLDVMSGGRLIAGFPVGLGYDVTINNGVPPIEARGRYEENLDLVLRAWSDPAPFPWNGRYSRYPQVNIWPRPLQSRPPLWVTGIGNPHTMQMTLDRDFGFNYFGFSGAKLTGKRIFPRFWELVERSGLPANPYRVGFLQTIAVADTDAEADRRYAEHAEYAFRKGLGSIPSHLLGIPGGIDIQGLRAVFADPGDVGMSRQMRGASYRELVAAGAVIAGSPETVAEQLFAFCQEHRIGNLHAMLGFGSLPTELVRDNIQLFAEAVAPRLRRLWSDTDYAHHWWPERLGGSPITTTAAPAAKSDNRNERTVA, from the coding sequence GTGAGGATAACGCTGTTCGAGCAGGCACCGTACCGCTATCTCCCGGCGGATTTCGAGGAGCGGTTCGACTCGGTCTGCGACACGCCGTACGCGCTGGTCGATCCCCGCCGCATGTACGAGTCGATGCGCTCGTTCCTGGATGAGCTGATGGTCGGGGCCCGTTCCGGTTTCGACGCGCTCCTGGTCACCGAGCACGGCCAAAGCGCCTACGACGTGATGCCCAATCCCGACATCGTCGCCGGTGCACTGGCATACGCCACCGAGCTGGAGGGGCTCAATGTCGGGATCATGCCACTGGGCCGCACGTTGGGTAAAACCCACGAACCGGTCCGGGTGGCCGAGGAGTATGCACAGCTCGACGTGATGAGCGGTGGCCGGCTGATCGCCGGCTTTCCGGTCGGCCTGGGCTACGACGTGACGATCAACAACGGCGTGCCACCCATCGAGGCGCGGGGACGGTACGAGGAGAACCTAGACTTGGTGCTGCGCGCCTGGAGTGACCCGGCGCCGTTTCCGTGGAACGGTCGGTACAGCCGCTATCCCCAGGTCAACATATGGCCGCGGCCGTTGCAGTCGCGTCCGCCGCTGTGGGTCACCGGCATCGGCAACCCGCATACCATGCAGATGACGCTCGACCGGGACTTCGGCTTCAACTACTTCGGCTTCTCCGGCGCCAAACTGACCGGCAAGCGCATTTTTCCCCGGTTCTGGGAGCTGGTCGAACGCTCCGGCCTCCCGGCCAACCCGTATCGGGTGGGCTTCCTACAGACCATCGCGGTAGCCGACACCGACGCCGAGGCGGACCGCCGGTACGCCGAGCACGCCGAGTACGCATTCCGCAAGGGCCTCGGCTCGATCCCTAGCCACCTGCTCGGTATCCCCGGCGGGATTGACATTCAGGGCCTGCGGGCGGTCTTCGCCGACCCCGGTGACGTCGGCATGTCGCGGCAGATGCGCGGGGCGTCCTACCGGGAGCTCGTTGCGGCCGGCGCGGTGATCGCCGGCAGCCCGGAGACCGTAGCGGAGCAGCTGTTCGCGTTCTGCCAGGAGCACCGGATCGGCAACCTGCACGCCATGCTCGGCTTCGGTTCGCTCCCCACCGAGCTGGTCCGCGACAACATTCAGCTTTTCGCAGAGGCGGTCGCGCCACGACTCCGTCGGTTGTGGAGCGACACGGACTACGCCCACCACTGGTGGCCCGAGCGCCTGGGGGGCAGCCCAATTACGACGACCGCCGCGCCCGCCGCTAAATCAGACAACCGGAACGAGAGGACCGTCGCATGA
- a CDS encoding alpha/beta fold hydrolase, with product MSTSLLSVRREAVTVLGGRLTVEVQIAGAGAPLVYLHQAGGFGWDPLLRHLTERYTVHVPEFPGTSPDDPPAIRQVVDWSDLVLAYQEVIGQLGLQRPVLVGASFGGMLAADLAAHFPELPGRVVLLAPLGLWLDEAPVVNWNAVAPDKLPALLFHNLSSDLVQAVLQLPTDPEQMRARMVARIWAYGCSGKFVWPFPEHGLRRRLHRITAPVLLMWGRQDRIIDVQYAKEFTAVVGDCTTAVLEECGHLIQLDQPQLTMATLDNFLA from the coding sequence ATGAGCACCAGCTTGCTTTCGGTACGCCGCGAGGCGGTCACCGTCCTCGGCGGACGGCTCACGGTCGAGGTGCAGATCGCCGGCGCCGGTGCGCCCCTGGTCTACCTGCACCAGGCCGGTGGCTTCGGCTGGGATCCGCTGCTGCGGCACCTGACCGAGCGGTACACCGTGCACGTCCCGGAGTTCCCCGGAACCAGCCCCGACGACCCGCCCGCCATCCGGCAGGTAGTGGACTGGTCGGACCTGGTGCTGGCCTACCAGGAGGTGATCGGGCAGCTCGGGTTGCAGCGCCCGGTACTGGTCGGTGCCTCGTTCGGTGGGATGCTCGCCGCTGACCTGGCCGCGCACTTCCCCGAACTGCCGGGTCGGGTGGTACTGCTGGCCCCACTCGGGTTGTGGCTCGACGAAGCCCCCGTCGTCAACTGGAACGCCGTAGCCCCGGACAAGCTGCCGGCGCTGTTGTTTCACAACCTCTCCAGCGACCTGGTCCAGGCGGTCCTGCAACTGCCCACCGATCCAGAGCAGATGCGCGCCAGGATGGTTGCCCGAATCTGGGCGTACGGTTGCAGCGGCAAGTTCGTGTGGCCGTTCCCGGAGCACGGGCTGCGCCGCCGGCTGCACCGGATCACCGCCCCCGTGCTGCTCATGTGGGGACGTCAGGACCGCATCATTGATGTCCAGTACGCCAAGGAGTTCACCGCGGTGGTCGGCGACTGTACGACAGCCGTGCTGGAGGAGTGCGGACATTTGATCCAGCTCGACCAGCCGCAGCTCACCATGGCGACGCTGGACAATTTCCTCGCCTGA
- a CDS encoding pyridoxal phosphate-dependent decarboxylase family protein, with the protein MDNAHDRLLGLAADYATAYLDSLPTRRVGATASPKQLVQLLGGTMPEGPAPAEQTIALLNQAAEEGGVVASSGPRFFGFVVGGTHPVSIATDWLVSAWDQNSGVYDLGPAVATAEQVTAEWLVDLLGLPPGTSVGFPTGCAMAHVAALAAARHNVLEEVGWDVERDGLQRAPLVNVVASEQRHLTVDLALRYLGFGVANTRLVPTDAHGRMLADRLPEILRRCEGPTIVCTQIGDVNTGAVDPVGAVCDISHEHGAWVHVDGAFGLWAAASPKLRHLVAGVEHADSWASDAHKLLNVPYDCGLVFVANADAHRAAMLSVRPGYLPDPAPGERDPIDWVPDFSRRARSLPVWATLRTLGRSGVAEQVERCCALARRFADQLRDVPGVRVLNDGPLNQVLVRFGDDDEVTRTVIRRLQNSGDCWFGGTMWQGFAAMRISVSSWQTTAADVDDTAARIAATVTEVLHP; encoded by the coding sequence ATGGACAATGCGCATGATCGGCTGCTCGGTCTCGCCGCCGACTACGCCACCGCTTATCTGGACAGTCTGCCCACCCGACGCGTCGGCGCGACCGCCAGCCCGAAGCAGCTCGTGCAGCTACTCGGCGGCACCATGCCCGAGGGCCCGGCACCGGCCGAGCAGACGATCGCGCTGCTGAACCAGGCGGCCGAGGAGGGCGGCGTGGTCGCCAGTTCCGGGCCGCGGTTCTTCGGCTTCGTCGTCGGCGGCACTCACCCGGTGTCCATCGCCACCGACTGGCTGGTCAGCGCTTGGGATCAGAACAGTGGCGTGTACGACCTCGGCCCGGCCGTGGCCACCGCCGAGCAGGTGACCGCGGAGTGGCTGGTCGACCTGCTGGGTCTGCCACCCGGTACCTCCGTTGGTTTTCCGACCGGCTGCGCCATGGCGCACGTCGCCGCGCTGGCGGCGGCCCGGCACAACGTGCTGGAAGAGGTCGGCTGGGACGTGGAACGCGATGGTCTGCAACGCGCGCCGCTGGTCAACGTGGTCGCCTCGGAACAGCGCCACCTCACCGTCGACCTGGCGCTGCGCTATCTAGGCTTCGGAGTGGCCAACACCCGGCTCGTGCCCACCGACGCTCACGGCCGGATGCTCGCCGACCGGCTGCCGGAGATCCTGCGCCGCTGCGAGGGCCCGACGATCGTCTGCACTCAGATCGGTGATGTGAACACCGGGGCCGTCGACCCGGTTGGCGCGGTCTGCGACATCTCTCATGAGCACGGCGCCTGGGTTCACGTGGACGGCGCGTTCGGGCTGTGGGCGGCCGCCAGCCCCAAACTGCGCCACCTGGTCGCCGGGGTGGAGCACGCGGACTCCTGGGCCTCCGACGCACACAAGCTGCTGAACGTGCCGTACGACTGCGGACTGGTCTTCGTGGCGAACGCGGACGCCCATCGCGCGGCGATGCTCAGCGTCCGGCCTGGCTACCTTCCGGACCCCGCACCTGGTGAACGTGATCCGATCGATTGGGTGCCGGATTTCTCCCGTCGGGCCCGCAGCCTGCCGGTCTGGGCGACGCTACGCACGCTCGGCCGTAGCGGGGTCGCCGAGCAGGTCGAGCGGTGCTGCGCACTGGCCCGACGCTTCGCCGACCAACTGCGCGACGTCCCGGGGGTGCGGGTCCTCAACGACGGCCCGCTCAATCAGGTGCTGGTGCGCTTCGGTGACGACGATGAGGTCACCCGAACCGTCATCCGGCGACTGCAAAACTCCGGCGACTGCTGGTTCGGCGGCACGATGTGGCAGGGCTTCGCCGCGATGCGAATCTCGGTAAGCTCATGGCAGACCACAGCGGCGGACGTCGACGACACCGCCGCACGCATCGCGGCCACTGTGACTGAAGTGCTGCACCCGTAG
- a CDS encoding acyl-CoA dehydrogenase family protein, with protein sequence MRSLTVAREVCERLHPGLLAALEQMPLHQREADGSRIVEVFRAHGGPGLLVPRQHGGSAADPLDAVRVQRAVSALSPSLGVGLAMHHFTVAMLFALAETAGRLTDAQLKVLSGIANDGLLLASGWAEGRTDQNILLPSVVARPTDGGYLVNGSKKPCSLSASMNILTASVSLPGPDGRNNLALLLIPADSVGISTTPFWVSPILAAAQSHEVRLENVFVPQELVIQSTAEDESRLDDLQTVGFTWFELLATSIYVGAASHLVAQLVATGRGSVSDRVGVALRLEAAVDLVEGAARAMNDGVTGDEAVASVLVARYAVQDLLVAAVNDAAELLGGLTFMRTFDVAYLMSAVRALAFHPPSRTSTVEALGDYFAGAPLNLS encoded by the coding sequence ATGCGTTCTCTCACGGTGGCACGGGAAGTGTGCGAGCGGCTCCATCCCGGGTTGCTCGCGGCGTTGGAGCAGATGCCGCTTCACCAGCGCGAGGCGGACGGCAGTCGAATCGTCGAGGTGTTCCGTGCGCACGGCGGTCCGGGGCTGCTGGTGCCCCGGCAGCACGGTGGATCAGCCGCAGACCCCCTGGACGCGGTACGCGTACAGCGGGCGGTGTCGGCGTTGTCTCCGTCGCTCGGTGTGGGCCTGGCCATGCATCACTTCACCGTCGCCATGTTGTTCGCGCTCGCCGAGACTGCCGGGCGACTGACCGACGCGCAGCTGAAGGTGCTGTCGGGTATCGCCAACGACGGACTGCTACTCGCCTCCGGCTGGGCGGAGGGACGCACCGATCAGAACATCCTGCTGCCGTCGGTCGTGGCGCGGCCGACCGACGGCGGCTACCTGGTCAACGGCAGCAAGAAGCCGTGCAGCCTGTCGGCGTCGATGAACATCCTGACCGCCAGCGTTTCGCTCCCCGGACCGGATGGCCGGAACAACCTGGCCCTGCTGTTGATCCCTGCCGACTCGGTGGGCATCAGCACGACGCCCTTCTGGGTCAGCCCGATCCTCGCCGCCGCGCAGAGTCACGAGGTGCGGCTGGAGAACGTCTTCGTCCCGCAGGAACTGGTCATTCAGAGCACTGCCGAGGACGAGAGCCGGCTCGACGACCTGCAGACCGTCGGCTTCACCTGGTTCGAGCTGCTGGCCACGTCCATTTATGTCGGTGCGGCGTCGCACCTGGTGGCGCAGCTGGTGGCGACCGGTCGGGGCAGCGTGTCGGACCGGGTCGGGGTGGCCCTGCGCCTGGAGGCCGCGGTCGACCTGGTGGAAGGCGCTGCCCGGGCGATGAACGACGGGGTCACCGGCGACGAGGCGGTGGCGTCCGTACTCGTGGCCCGGTACGCCGTGCAGGATCTGCTCGTCGCCGCGGTCAACGACGCCGCCGAACTGTTGGGCGGGTTGACTTTCATGCGCACCTTCGACGTCGCGTACCTGATGTCTGCCGTGCGGGCCCTGGCGTTCCACCCGCCGTCGCGCACCAGCACCGTCGAGGCGCTTGGTGACTACTTCGCCGGCGCTCCACTCAATTTGTCGTGA
- a CDS encoding flavin reductase family protein, with protein sequence MTDQAQEHGAVAGGEVVDLGSPARAALRRLASGVTVLTVHHDGAAHGATVSAIVAVSRDPLVLGVALRVSSTFTALTEKAGAFCVNVLGRYQTDLATHFADPLRPTGDAQFHNLTWHPDPHTGAPLIDGCLSHLSCRVRELHPVGDHDLIFADVVEGRHHRGEPLLSYAGRLYPHVSVALPPS encoded by the coding sequence GTGACCGACCAGGCACAGGAGCACGGTGCCGTCGCCGGCGGGGAGGTGGTCGATCTCGGGTCGCCGGCCCGCGCCGCGCTGCGCCGGTTGGCCTCGGGAGTGACGGTGCTGACGGTCCACCACGACGGCGCCGCGCACGGCGCGACGGTCAGCGCGATCGTCGCCGTCTCCCGCGATCCGCTGGTGCTCGGTGTCGCGCTGCGCGTCTCGTCAACGTTCACTGCCCTGACCGAGAAGGCTGGCGCCTTTTGCGTCAATGTGCTGGGCCGTTACCAGACGGACCTGGCCACTCACTTCGCCGATCCGCTGCGACCCACCGGCGACGCCCAGTTCCACAACCTGACGTGGCATCCGGATCCGCACACCGGGGCGCCGCTGATCGACGGGTGCCTGTCCCACCTGTCCTGTCGAGTCCGTGAACTGCACCCGGTGGGCGACCACGATTTGATCTTCGCAGATGTCGTGGAGGGCCGACACCACCGGGGCGAGCCGCTGCTGTCGTACGCCGGCCGCCTGTACCCCCACGTCTCCGTGGCCCTGCCCCCGAGCTAA
- a CDS encoding methylated-DNA--[protein]-cysteine S-methyltransferase, whose translation MGADVGFAMFDTAIGRCAIAWCGDRVVGTQLPETSSAKTRQRMQTRFPRTREAIPPADIARVVNDLVALLSGQPSDLGAVSLDLDGLPPFRRRVYEAARRIPAGDTVTYGALARTIGAPGSARSVGNALGRNPFPIIVPCHRVVAANGRPGGFTAAGGVGIKLRILDIENAASTNAAPARTTSARTTSARSAPARSAPDKTSSKTASATTASAAGSAANPLAGAETPAGRLGFDPAAAVARLRRADQVLAAQMHRLGPFDLPVRPTFSVFDMLAEAIVHQQLSTKAAATIFGRLRALGAGAGGRPTPARILRASDDELRAVGLSRAKVLALQDLANRADRGALPGLDELAGMDDDSIVARLTEVRGIGRWSAEMFLIFRLGRPDVLPLADQGLRRGVGLLYGIAPIPTPEQVAELGERWRPYRTVASWYLWRAVELERNPAGG comes from the coding sequence ATGGGTGCCGACGTGGGCTTCGCGATGTTCGATACGGCGATCGGTCGGTGCGCGATTGCATGGTGCGGCGACCGCGTCGTGGGCACCCAGCTCCCCGAGACGAGCAGCGCCAAGACCCGGCAGCGGATGCAGACCCGGTTTCCCCGCACCCGGGAGGCCATTCCGCCGGCCGACATCGCCCGGGTGGTGAACGATCTGGTGGCCCTCCTGTCCGGGCAGCCGAGTGACCTCGGCGCTGTTTCGCTGGACCTCGACGGGCTGCCGCCGTTCCGCCGCCGGGTCTACGAGGCTGCGCGACGGATCCCGGCCGGCGACACCGTGACCTATGGGGCGCTGGCCCGCACCATCGGCGCACCCGGCTCCGCCCGTTCCGTGGGGAACGCGCTAGGGCGCAACCCGTTCCCCATCATCGTCCCGTGCCACCGGGTCGTCGCCGCGAACGGCCGGCCCGGCGGCTTCACCGCGGCGGGGGGCGTGGGCATCAAACTGCGAATCCTGGACATCGAGAACGCCGCATCCACCAACGCTGCGCCGGCCAGGACTACCTCGGCCAGGACTACATCGGCCAGGAGCGCGCCAGCCAGGAGCGCGCCGGACAAGACGTCGTCGAAGACGGCGTCGGCCACGACTGCGTCGGCGGCCGGCAGCGCCGCCAACCCGCTGGCTGGCGCGGAGACACCCGCGGGCCGGCTCGGGTTCGACCCGGCGGCTGCGGTCGCGCGCCTGCGCCGCGCGGACCAGGTCCTCGCCGCGCAGATGCACCGGCTGGGACCCTTCGACCTGCCGGTGCGGCCGACCTTCTCGGTGTTCGACATGCTTGCCGAGGCGATCGTCCACCAGCAGTTGAGCACCAAGGCTGCAGCGACCATCTTTGGCCGGCTGCGCGCGCTCGGCGCGGGGGCCGGCGGCCGGCCCACCCCAGCCCGGATCCTTCGTGCCAGCGACGACGAGTTGCGGGCGGTCGGGCTGTCCCGGGCCAAGGTCCTCGCCCTGCAAGACCTCGCCAACCGCGCCGACCGCGGAGCCCTACCCGGGCTCGACGAGCTTGCCGGGATGGACGACGACAGCATCGTCGCCCGGCTGACGGAGGTGCGCGGCATCGGGCGGTGGTCGGCGGAGATGTTCCTGATCTTCCGGCTTGGCCGCCCCGACGTCCTGCCGCTGGCCGACCAGGGTCTGCGGCGGGGCGTCGGGCTGCTCTACGGGATAGCTCCGATCCCCACTCCGGAGCAGGTGGCGGAGCTGGGGGAGCGGTGGCGGCCGTACCGGACGGTGGCCAGCTGGTACCTGTGGCGGGCGGTCGAGTTGGAGCGGAACCCGGCAGGCGGATGA
- a CDS encoding bifunctional lysylphosphatidylglycerol flippase/synthetase MprF → MNGSPSESNIVLAALQDYTESDNPSAFLALNSGNRYFHAEGIPGVIVYREAGRYLVQFAGPFAAPGDRGKLLNAFVAFAAERDREVVAVQIQAADAPDYLAGGFTVNQMGASFAVDLTRFSLRGTAFMQLRNKISRAHRTGLVVREAPLEDWYERVQALDAAWLGTKGDGAKPLEFLVGQYGDRHQSLRRLFVAAIGDRLMGYITYSPVYGRHQGWLHDLTRRQPDAPPGTMEAINRAAIDTFIAEGVHWLHFGFTPFTELERLPRFGDYSRAFHQFMRYLWQHGEAVYPAQTQLAYKQKWAPSHITGEYIGFQHGASIPALVAIFRACNAV, encoded by the coding sequence ATGAACGGTTCACCTAGCGAATCCAATATCGTCCTGGCAGCCCTCCAGGACTATACGGAGTCAGACAATCCGAGTGCATTCCTAGCATTGAACTCGGGTAACCGGTACTTCCACGCGGAGGGGATCCCGGGCGTCATCGTCTACCGCGAGGCGGGGCGGTACCTGGTGCAGTTCGCCGGCCCGTTCGCCGCACCGGGCGACCGCGGCAAGCTGCTGAACGCGTTCGTCGCGTTCGCCGCTGAGCGCGATCGCGAGGTGGTCGCCGTACAGATCCAGGCCGCCGACGCCCCCGACTACCTCGCGGGCGGATTCACGGTCAACCAGATGGGTGCCTCGTTCGCCGTCGACCTGACCCGGTTCTCGCTGCGCGGGACGGCATTCATGCAGCTTCGCAACAAGATCTCTCGGGCCCACCGAACCGGCCTCGTGGTCCGGGAGGCACCGCTGGAGGACTGGTACGAGCGGGTGCAGGCACTGGACGCCGCCTGGCTGGGCACTAAAGGTGATGGTGCCAAACCACTGGAATTCCTGGTGGGCCAGTACGGCGACCGCCACCAGTCGCTGCGCCGGCTGTTCGTGGCGGCCATCGGCGACCGACTCATGGGCTACATCACCTACTCGCCGGTGTACGGCAGGCACCAGGGATGGCTACACGACCTGACCCGCCGCCAGCCGGACGCACCGCCCGGCACGATGGAAGCGATCAACCGGGCGGCGATCGACACGTTCATCGCCGAGGGCGTGCACTGGCTGCACTTCGGCTTCACGCCCTTCACCGAGCTGGAGAGACTGCCCCGGTTTGGCGACTACAGCCGCGCCTTCCACCAGTTCATGCGCTACCTGTGGCAGCACGGGGAGGCGGTCTACCCCGCACAGACCCAACTGGCGTACAAGCAGAAGTGGGCCCCCAGCCACATCACGGGTGAGTACATCGGCTTCCAGCATGGCGCGAGTATCCCCGCGCTGGTCGCGATCTTCCGCGCCTGCAACGCCGTGTGA